One Stigmatopora argus isolate UIUO_Sarg chromosome 20, RoL_Sarg_1.0, whole genome shotgun sequence genomic region harbors:
- the larp7 gene encoding la-related protein 7 isoform X1, translating into MNDSTRGEDDGGHSKETDKKKRSRVKQLMGEVKKQVEFWFGDVNLHKDRFLKKLIEESSDGYVDLSVLASFNRLKKLTDDTKLIARALKNSSVVEVNLEGDKVRRQLPIGDAPMDVDSRTVYVELLPKDVTHGWIEKVFSKCGSVVYASIPRYKSTQDPKGFAFVEFENPEQASKAIEMLNNPPEDAPRKPGIFPKMKKGKPLPQPAENQPSGGGGEEEKKKRKKKKKKTTAEVAKETPMDDVRPSEELQKKKKLRSNAAAGKIPEKKRRRSHLEEESETGVPSKMRKLGEKDEDVSESGEVASKISGEKDNNWDSLGSAEPPVEGERGKENQEDSLVKTKRKRKKKHKEKLKIGEEVIPLRVLSKKAWLELKSEYLRLQKRSMSSLKKCMAQLDGGERRGDEKMETSEKVSARGPQFTSGVIIKITDDKALPGRKTIKDELCKISPVAYVDLLEGDAEGYVRFNRPEDARAVNDTRDELQKAHSWRLEILTGDHEQRYWQKILVDRQVKLNRPREKKRGTDKLISRAEKIITARAKEANKHIRFQED; encoded by the exons ATGAACGATTCAACGAGGGGAGAAGATGACGGAGGTCATAGTAAAGAGACGGACAAGAAGAAAAGATCTCGGGTCAAGCAGCTGATGGGCGAAGTGAAGAAACAAGTGGAGTTCTGGTTCGGAGACGTCAATCTTCACAAGGATCGCTTCCTGAAAAAGCTCATTGAGGAGTCAAGCGATGGCT ATGTTGATTTGTCGGTGCTGGCGAGCTTCAACAGGCTGAAAAAGCTGACCGATGACACCAAACTGATCGCCAGGGCTCTGAAGAATTCCTCCGTGGTGGAG GTGAACTTAGAGGGCGATAAAGTGAGACGACAGCTTCCTATCGGAGACGCGCCGATGGACGTGGACAGCCGCACGGTCTACGTG GAACTTCTGCCCAAGGACGTGACTCACGGCTGGATCGAGAAGGTCTTCTCCAAATGCGGGAGTGTCGTCTACGCCAGCATTCCCAGGTACAAATCCACGCAGGATCCCAAAGGGTTCGCCTTCGTGGAGTTCGAGAATCCGGAGCAAGCCAGCAAAGCCATTGAG atGCTCAATAATCCTCCCGAAGACGCTCCCAGGAAACCAggaattttccccaaaatgaagAAAGGGAAACCCCTCCCGCAACCCGCAGAAAACCAGCCTTCAG GTGGCGGCGGagaagaagagaagaaaaaacgtaaaaagaagaagaaaaagacgaCGGCAGAGGTCGCCAAAGAGACGCCGATGGATGACGTGCGGCCGTCGGAGGAGctgcagaagaagaaaaaactgcGTTCCAATGCGGCGGCGGGGAAAATTCCGGAAAAAAAACGACGGCGCTCCCACTTGGAGGAGGAGTCGGAAACGGGGGTACCCTCCAAGATGAGGAAGCTGGGGGAGAAAGATGAAGACGTATCCGAAAGTGGTGAGGTTGCGTCGAAAATTTCGGGGGAGAAGGATAATAATTGGGATTCTTTGGGTTCTGCAGAACCTCCCGTGGAAGGAGAACGCGGGAAAGAAAACCAAGAAGACTCGCTGGTTAAAaccaagaggaagaggaagaagaaacaCAAGGAAAAGCTGAAAATCGGCGAGGAAGTCATCCCCCTGAGAGTCTTATCCAA gaaGGCGTGGCTTGAGCTGAAGTCCGAGTACTTGAGGTTACAAAAGCGCAGCATGTCATCCTTAAAAAAGTGCATGGCGCAACTGGACGGCGGGGAGCGGCGTGGCGACGAGAAGA TGGAAACCAGCGAGAAAGTGAGCGCTCGAGGACCTCAGTTCACCAGCGGGGTCATCATAAAGATCACGGATGACAAAGCCCTCCCGGGGAGGAAGACCATCAAA GACGAGCTGTGTAAGATCTCGCCGGTGGCGTACGTGGACCTCCTGGAAGGCGACGCCGAGGGCTACGTGCGTTTCAACCGGCCGGAGGACGCGCGAGCCGTCAACGACACCCGGGACGAGCTGCAGAAGGCGCACAGCTGGCGGCTGGAGATCCTCACAG GTGACCACGAGCAGAGGTACTGGCAGAAGATCCTGGTGGATCGGCAGGTGAAACTGAACCGGCCTCGCGAGAAGAAACGTGGGACGGATAAA CTCATTTCCAGGGCGGAGAAGATCATCACGGCGCGTGCTAAGGAGGCTAACAAGCATATTCGCTTCCAGGAGGACTGA
- the larp7 gene encoding la-related protein 7 isoform X2 has product MNDSTRGEDDGGHSKETDKKKRSRVKQLMGEVKKQVEFWFGDVNLHKDRFLKKLIEESSDGYVDLSVLASFNRLKKLTDDTKLIARALKNSSVVEVNLEGDKVRRQLPIGDAPMDVDSRTVYVELLPKDVTHGWIEKVFSKCGSVVYASIPRYKSTQDPKGFAFVEFENPEQASKAIEMLNNPPEDAPRKPGIFPKMKKGKPLPQPAENQPSGGGGEEEKKKRKKKKKKTTAEVAKETPMDDVRPSEELQKKKKLRSNAAAGKIPEKKRRRSHLEEESETGVPSKMRKLGEKDEDVSESEPPVEGERGKENQEDSLVKTKRKRKKKHKEKLKIGEEVIPLRVLSKKAWLELKSEYLRLQKRSMSSLKKCMAQLDGGERRGDEKMETSEKVSARGPQFTSGVIIKITDDKALPGRKTIKDELCKISPVAYVDLLEGDAEGYVRFNRPEDARAVNDTRDELQKAHSWRLEILTGDHEQRYWQKILVDRQVKLNRPREKKRGTDKLISRAEKIITARAKEANKHIRFQED; this is encoded by the exons ATGAACGATTCAACGAGGGGAGAAGATGACGGAGGTCATAGTAAAGAGACGGACAAGAAGAAAAGATCTCGGGTCAAGCAGCTGATGGGCGAAGTGAAGAAACAAGTGGAGTTCTGGTTCGGAGACGTCAATCTTCACAAGGATCGCTTCCTGAAAAAGCTCATTGAGGAGTCAAGCGATGGCT ATGTTGATTTGTCGGTGCTGGCGAGCTTCAACAGGCTGAAAAAGCTGACCGATGACACCAAACTGATCGCCAGGGCTCTGAAGAATTCCTCCGTGGTGGAG GTGAACTTAGAGGGCGATAAAGTGAGACGACAGCTTCCTATCGGAGACGCGCCGATGGACGTGGACAGCCGCACGGTCTACGTG GAACTTCTGCCCAAGGACGTGACTCACGGCTGGATCGAGAAGGTCTTCTCCAAATGCGGGAGTGTCGTCTACGCCAGCATTCCCAGGTACAAATCCACGCAGGATCCCAAAGGGTTCGCCTTCGTGGAGTTCGAGAATCCGGAGCAAGCCAGCAAAGCCATTGAG atGCTCAATAATCCTCCCGAAGACGCTCCCAGGAAACCAggaattttccccaaaatgaagAAAGGGAAACCCCTCCCGCAACCCGCAGAAAACCAGCCTTCAG GTGGCGGCGGagaagaagagaagaaaaaacgtaaaaagaagaagaaaaagacgaCGGCAGAGGTCGCCAAAGAGACGCCGATGGATGACGTGCGGCCGTCGGAGGAGctgcagaagaagaaaaaactgcGTTCCAATGCGGCGGCGGGGAAAATTCCGGAAAAAAAACGACGGCGCTCCCACTTGGAGGAGGAGTCGGAAACGGGGGTACCCTCCAAGATGAGGAAGCTGGGGGAGAAAGATGAAGACGTATCCGAAAGTG AACCTCCCGTGGAAGGAGAACGCGGGAAAGAAAACCAAGAAGACTCGCTGGTTAAAaccaagaggaagaggaagaagaaacaCAAGGAAAAGCTGAAAATCGGCGAGGAAGTCATCCCCCTGAGAGTCTTATCCAA gaaGGCGTGGCTTGAGCTGAAGTCCGAGTACTTGAGGTTACAAAAGCGCAGCATGTCATCCTTAAAAAAGTGCATGGCGCAACTGGACGGCGGGGAGCGGCGTGGCGACGAGAAGA TGGAAACCAGCGAGAAAGTGAGCGCTCGAGGACCTCAGTTCACCAGCGGGGTCATCATAAAGATCACGGATGACAAAGCCCTCCCGGGGAGGAAGACCATCAAA GACGAGCTGTGTAAGATCTCGCCGGTGGCGTACGTGGACCTCCTGGAAGGCGACGCCGAGGGCTACGTGCGTTTCAACCGGCCGGAGGACGCGCGAGCCGTCAACGACACCCGGGACGAGCTGCAGAAGGCGCACAGCTGGCGGCTGGAGATCCTCACAG GTGACCACGAGCAGAGGTACTGGCAGAAGATCCTGGTGGATCGGCAGGTGAAACTGAACCGGCCTCGCGAGAAGAAACGTGGGACGGATAAA CTCATTTCCAGGGCGGAGAAGATCATCACGGCGCGTGCTAAGGAGGCTAACAAGCATATTCGCTTCCAGGAGGACTGA